Within the Flavobacterium sp. 9R genome, the region GTGACCGTCAAACTGGTAAATCAACAGTTTGTATCGATACTATCTTAAATCAAAAAGAATTTTACGATGCAGGTCAACCTGTATTCTGTATTTATGTAGCTATTGGTCAAAAAGCTTCTACTGTTGCTGGAATTGCAAAAATGTTAGAAGAAAAAGGAGCAATGGCTTATACAGTGATTGTTGCAGCTAATGCTTCTGACCCAGCGCCAATGCAAGTATATGCTCCTTTCGCAGGTGCTGCAATTGGTGAATATTTTAGAGATTCAGGTCGTCCAGCGTTAATCGTTTATGATGACTTATCTAAACAAGCGGTTGCTTACCGTGAGGTATCTCTTTTATTAAGAAGACCTCCAGGACGTGAGGCTTACCCAGGTGACGTTTTCTACCTACACTCTCGTTTGCTAGAAAGAGCTTGTAAAGTAATTGCTGATGACTCTATCGCTAAAAATATGAATGATTTACCAGATTCATTAAAAGGAATCGTTAAAGGTGGTGGTTCATTAACAGCTTTACCAATTATCGAAACACAAGCGGGTGACGTATCTGCGTATATCCCAACAAACGTAATTTCGATTACAGATGGTCAAATTTTCTTGGATGGAGATTTGTTTAACTCTGGGGTTCGTCCAGCGATTAACGTAGGTATCTCTGTATCTCGTGTGGGTGGTAACGCTCAAATTAAATCAATGAAAAAAGTAGCGGGTACTTTAAAATTAGACCAAGCTCAATTCCGTGAATTGGAAGCGTTTGCTAAATTCGGTTCTGATTTGGATGCAGTTACTTTAAACGTAATTGAAAAAGGAAAAAGAAACGTTGAAATCTTGAAACAAGGTTTGAATGATCCTTATACTGTTGAAGACCAGGTAGCAATTATTTATGCTGGTTCTAAAAACTTGTTGAGAAATGTTCCTGTAAATAAAGTGAAAGAATTCGAAAAAGATTTTATCGAGTACATGAACAATAAAAACAGAGCTACTCTTGATGCTCTTAAAGCTGGTAAATTTACAGATGAAATTACAGATGTAATTGAAGCAGCAGCAAAAGAAATTTCAGCAAAATATAACTAATCTAGTGAATAGTAATTAGTGATTAGTCAATAGCTAGTCACTAATTACTTATTACTATTTACTTAAAAATACAATGGCTAATTTAAAGGAAATCCGTAATAGAATTGTTTCCATTTCATCTACGATGCAAATTACATCGGCGATGAAAATGGTTTCTGCTGCAAAGTTGAAAAAAGCACAAGATGCCATCACTGCGATGCGTCCTTATGCTGAAAAACAAACGGAGTTACTACAAAACCTTTCTGCTACCTTAGACGGTGATGTAGGAGGTGAGTATACTACACAAAGAGAAATCAAAAAAGTGTTATTGGTAGCTATTACTTCTAACCGTGGTTTGTGTGGTGCTTTTAATTCTAACGTAATCAAGGAAGTTAAAGTACGTGCAGACTATTATGCAGGAAAACAAGTGGATGTTTTTGCTATTGGTAAAAAAGGAAATGACGTTTTGGGTAAAAGTTTTGCAGTAGTTGGTAACGAGAGTAAAGTTTTTGATGCCTTAAGTTTTGAGAACGTTGCAACAATTGCTGATAATTTAACACAACAATTTATTGCTGGTAATTATGACAGAATTGAATTGGTTTACAACCAATTTAAAAATGCTGCAACTCAAATCGTTCAAACGGAACAATTTTTACCTTTAGCACCAATTAAAGCTGATAAAGCGGTTACTCCTGGAGATTATATTTTTGAGCCTTCAAAAGAAGAAATCGTGTTGACTTTGATACCTAAATCATTGAAAACGCAATTATATAAAGGAATTAGAGATTCATTCGCTTCAGAACATGGCGCTCGTATGACTGCTATGCACAAAGCAACAGACAATGCTACAGAATTACGTGACCAATTGAAGTTAACTTATAACAAAGCCCGTCAAGCTGCAATTACAAGCGAAATCTTAGAAATCGTTGGTGGAGCAGAAGCTTTGAACGCTTAATCCGTTGTTCTATACATAAAAACAAAAAGAGCCAACAGACGTTGGCTCTTTTTGTTTTTAATATTTCTTATGATTCCACTTTAATACTTGTTGTTTTTGCTTTGGTTTTTCATTTATCGTAACCACCCTTTTTATTGCTAAAATAGAATCCAATTTTTTCTGGTCATAAATGACTAACCAAGAATAAGATTTTGATTTTTTATTTTCCCATAGAGAAGTTGCTATTTCTTCTTCTATGATGGGTAAGGCCATCTTTCCTTTTTTTTGTGAATAAGCTAAAGTAGAAAGTATGGAAAATAGTAGTAAAGAAAGTAATTTTTTATGCATTGTTAATTTTGGGTTAGTTTGTCTGTACTGTAACTAAAATTGTGCCAATGGCTTTTTTTTTAGTTTAAAACCGTAAGAATTAGATTTAAAATTTGGATAATCCATTCGTTTATAATTTTTAGAATAAGAGAAGTCATGTTTTTTTGGATTATTGTTTCTTCTTTTTGTAAGTATCATAAGTAGCTTTTGCTACTGAAAAGACTAGGATTAAGAGAATATGCTCTAAATCTAAGAGTTTGTATAGGGTATTTTTTTTATGGTCTCTAAAAATATTTAGTACAATAAAAAAAAAGACAATTAAGAGTATGTTTTGTATCGTTTGAGAGATAAAGTATTTCATTAGATGTATCTTTTAATTTTCAGTAAACTAGTTGTAACTGAAAAGATATACTTTTAAACAATTTTTTAGATTTTAGAATACTGAAGTCTGAATTCATATTTATTGATTGAGTTGTGTCATATCGTTGGTTCTCATTTTTAAATATATCTTTAAAAATACTACGGCAATGAACAATCTATAGCCTCTGTATACCCAAATATTTACTGGGAAAGAGAATAATTCGTAAGTGTCTTTGGTTTCAATTAAGGAATAAATGAAGTTTATGGTAAAGGTAATTCCAAAGAAAAAATAGAAGTTTTTGGGTAGTTTCATTTGTTAGTGATTGTTAGGTAGTGTACCCATTAGTCCAGCCATAAAATTGGCCCAATCAGAAATTATCTCTATTGCCGCTGCAATAAGCACTAAAAATGCAGTAAAAGTAGGTCCTTTAAGAGTTTTTACTTTTGTGCTATTTAGTTGACCTAAAAATTGTTTTAAATTCATTTTTCATTTTTTTTAATCCAGTTTTTTAAAAAAAGTTTCTCGAGAACTTTTGTGCTTGGTTTTTGGAGACCATAGCTTTATAAACTCCTTGCTCTGTTTTTTATAGGGTTACACGACAGCTGCATCAATCCCTCAGAGCAGTAACTATATTTTAATAAATTTTAATAGAAAAAACTTTTGCTTTTCTGAGTTCAAAATTAGTCTCACTATTGTAGTTGTGTAAACACTTGTTGTCGGAATTCAGGGAATTCGGATAGTAAATTCCTTGAATTCCGAGAACTAAATTTACTTTTTTGAATTTTCATCAAATTTTTAAGATTAAACCAAACCTTGTTTTTGCCATAAGTCAAAGTATTTGCCTTTTTGTTTTAGTAGTGTATTGTGGTTTCCATTTTCTACCACAGTTCCATTTTCTAAAACCAAAATAGTATCTGCATTAGCGATAGTACTTAAGCGATGTGCAATTACAATTACTGTTTTTCCTTGTGCTTTAAAATTGTTTATCACTTCTTTTACTACTTTTTCTGAATGGGTGTCTAAGGATGAAGTAGCTTCATCCATCAATAGAATTTCAGGATTTTTGTAAAGTGCTCTGGCTATTGCAATACGTTGTTTTTGGCCACCAGAAAGCATGGCTCCATTTTCTCCTATTTGTGTTTCAAAGCCATTGGGTAATTTCTCTACAAATTCAGTTATGGCTAATTGTTTGGATAAATCTAATACACGTTGAATATTAGGAAATGAATCTCCTAAAGCAATATTATCTATAATTGTTCCTGAAAACAAATTGAGTTGTTGAGGTATTACTCCAACTGCATTTCGTAAACTTTGGTAGTGAATAAATTGCGCGTCATAATCCCCAATGTAAATTTTACCTTCTTTTATGGGGTATAGATTTTGCAAAAGGGAAATTAACGTAGTTTTACCGCTTCCACTTTCGCCAACAATGGCTGTGGTTTCATTTTTTTTGAATATAGCATTAAAATTTTTAAAAACTTCTGTTCTGGAACCATATCTAAAACTTACGTTTTCAAATTTAATGTCTCCGATATTTTCCTTTTGTAATTCGACTTTGTTCTCAGTTTCTTCTCTTTCTAAATCCATAATTTCGAAAAGACGATCAGCAGCAATTAAAGCATTTTGAGCGGTTTTATTCATTCCAATCAAGGAAGCAACTGGAGAGGTGAAGTAGCCGATTAAGGCATAAAACGAAAACAATTCACCTGGTGTAATGGCTCTGTCAATTACATAACCAGAACCTATCCACATTAGAATTATAGTAAAGAGAGAAGCCAAAAACTGTGTAGAAGTTCCAGCAAAAATACTATTCAATCCAGATTTATAAGTAGTGAATAATAGCTTGACAAACTTGTTTTCTGTTTTTAAGTTAGAAAATTCTACTATGCCAAATTCCTTCACCGTTCTAACATGTGTAACACTTTCGACCAATTGAGTTTGTAATTCGGCCGCATTTTCCATGATGGTTCTTTCTACTTTTTTATTGAATTTATTTAGCAGAAAATAAATTAGAGCATAAAACGGAATCACTAATAAAATGACTAAAGCCAATTTCCAATAATACGTAAACATCAAAGTAAATGAGAACAGTACAATGAAAATATTGACGATCATCTCGATAGCTACTTCATTGATAAAAGAACGTATCTTAACAGCATCATTGATTCTTGAGGTTATTTCACCAATTTGCATGGTATCAAAAAAGCGTTGGGGTAGATGTAATAAATGTTTATAGTATCCTAGGATTAGTTTGGCATCGATTAATTGACCTGTTTTCATCACAAAAATTGTTTTTTTAGAGCCGATGTAAGCTTGTAAAACAATAATAACAATCATGGAAAAGCTTAACAAATTTAGTAGTTTTCGATTGCCTTCTACCAAAACATAATCTGTTATTTTTTGAATATAAATTGACATTGCTAATCCTAAAACCGTAAAAAGGATGGCACCCACCAAAGCCTGAATTAAAATGATTTTATGAGGTTGTACCAAATGCCAAAAGCGTCGTATAGGAGCTATTTTTTCGTTATAGGTTTTAAACTCGTCGTTAGGAGCAAAAAGCACTAATACGCCAGACCATATTTTTTGAAAAGCCTCAAAAGTATAGGTTTCCATTTTTCCAAAGGCGGGATCCATAACTTCTATTTTGTCTTTGCTTACGGAATAAATCACCACATAATGATGCAATTGTTCTTTGACCACTACGTGTGCTATTGAAGGAAGTGGAATTTTATCAATTGCATCTATGCCGCCTTTTACTCCTTTGGCGGTGAAGCCCATTTTATCAGCCGCTTCAATGATACCTAGTACGTTGGTACCGCGTTTATCTGTATTGGCGTACTGGCGAATTCGAGCTATTGGTAAATTAACCTTGTAATGATTGCCAATAGAAGCGAGACAAGCAGCACCGCAATCTTTAATATCATGTTGTTTTATTTTTATAGAAGCCATTATAAGAGTATAGATGATAGAAAAAAGACTTTAGACTTTTCTCAAAAAGGAAAGTTATTTTATAAAATTTTACTAGTTTAAGATCTTGATGCCATTTGTTTAGGGTTGAGCCAATCATCCATCTTGTCAAATAGTAAATCATACAAACTGCGTCGGGCAATGGTGTATCTCGTGGTCAACGTCATTCCTTTGGACACTTTGGTTTTGTAACCCGAGTCTAAACGCATTTCTGTGGTATTCATTATAGAACGTACTTTAAAAAAAGCTTGTTCCCCTTGAATCGTAATGTTACGATCAATATCGATTACTTTTCCTTCCAGTAAACCCCATTGATTGTAATTGAAGGCATCTATTTGGAATTTCACCGCTTGATTTTTCTTAATCAATCCTATGTCATTTGGAGAAATAGTACTTTCAACTATCAACCTATCTGTGGCAGAAATGTTAGCAATAGGTTGTGAAGCATTAATAAAGGACCCTACTTGAAGTCCTGAAAAACTTTCTATAGTACCTGATATAGGCGCTACAACTACATAATTGTTCTCTTCAATTTTAATTTTCGAAATGCTCCCTTGAATATTCTTCAATCGTTCTTCTAATTCTCTTTTTTGAGTTTCCCAACTGGCTTTTTGTTGGCTTATAAAACTTCGCAGGGCTTGATTAGCAAAACGCAACTCATACAATTGTTTTTCATATTCTGCTGTGGCAATGATACCTTTGTCGAA harbors:
- the atpG gene encoding ATP synthase F1 subunit gamma, with the translated sequence MANLKEIRNRIVSISSTMQITSAMKMVSAAKLKKAQDAITAMRPYAEKQTELLQNLSATLDGDVGGEYTTQREIKKVLLVAITSNRGLCGAFNSNVIKEVKVRADYYAGKQVDVFAIGKKGNDVLGKSFAVVGNESKVFDALSFENVATIADNLTQQFIAGNYDRIELVYNQFKNAATQIVQTEQFLPLAPIKADKAVTPGDYIFEPSKEEIVLTLIPKSLKTQLYKGIRDSFASEHGARMTAMHKATDNATELRDQLKLTYNKARQAAITSEILEIVGGAEALNA
- the atpA gene encoding F0F1 ATP synthase subunit alpha, translated to MAEIKPAEISAILKKQVESFESGATLEEVGTVLNVGDGIARVYGLSNVQYGELVEFENGLEAIVLNLEEDNVGVVLLGPSTGIKEGSTAKRTQRIASLKTGEGMVGRVVNTLGQPIDGKGPITGELYEMPLERKAPGVIFRQPVTEPLQTGVKAVDAMIPVGRGQRELVIGDRQTGKSTVCIDTILNQKEFYDAGQPVFCIYVAIGQKASTVAGIAKMLEEKGAMAYTVIVAANASDPAPMQVYAPFAGAAIGEYFRDSGRPALIVYDDLSKQAVAYREVSLLLRRPPGREAYPGDVFYLHSRLLERACKVIADDSIAKNMNDLPDSLKGIVKGGGSLTALPIIETQAGDVSAYIPTNVISITDGQIFLDGDLFNSGVRPAINVGISVSRVGGNAQIKSMKKVAGTLKLDQAQFRELEAFAKFGSDLDAVTLNVIEKGKRNVEILKQGLNDPYTVEDQVAIIYAGSKNLLRNVPVNKVKEFEKDFIEYMNNKNRATLDALKAGKFTDEITDVIEAAAKEISAKYN
- a CDS encoding HlyD family secretion protein → MNFSSDPINTLENLIAKNKTKSLSIYLVIVMAVLVFIALLPVIKIDISSQSRGIIRSKTDNVPVTAIVSGRIRWLALKNNAVVNKGDTLIKIVKDGLTTEKTTQSELSSTLIALHEDVTAVLRGKTSNLKTAAAREDFYKFQSQKDELQSKVSQAQINYNRSKTLFDKGIIATAEYEKQLYELRFANQALRSFISQQKASWETQKRELEERLKNIQGSISKIKIEENNYVVVAPISGTIESFSGLQVGSFINASQPIANISATDRLIVESTISPNDIGLIKKNQAVKFQIDAFNYNQWGLLEGKVIDIDRNITIQGEQAFFKVRSIMNTTEMRLDSGYKTKVSKGMTLTTRYTIARRSLYDLLFDKMDDWLNPKQMASRS
- a CDS encoding peptidase domain-containing ABC transporter codes for the protein MASIKIKQHDIKDCGAACLASIGNHYKVNLPIARIRQYANTDKRGTNVLGIIEAADKMGFTAKGVKGGIDAIDKIPLPSIAHVVVKEQLHHYVVIYSVSKDKIEVMDPAFGKMETYTFEAFQKIWSGVLVLFAPNDEFKTYNEKIAPIRRFWHLVQPHKIILIQALVGAILFTVLGLAMSIYIQKITDYVLVEGNRKLLNLLSFSMIVIIVLQAYIGSKKTIFVMKTGQLIDAKLILGYYKHLLHLPQRFFDTMQIGEITSRINDAVKIRSFINEVAIEMIVNIFIVLFSFTLMFTYYWKLALVILLVIPFYALIYFLLNKFNKKVERTIMENAAELQTQLVESVTHVRTVKEFGIVEFSNLKTENKFVKLLFTTYKSGLNSIFAGTSTQFLASLFTIILMWIGSGYVIDRAITPGELFSFYALIGYFTSPVASLIGMNKTAQNALIAADRLFEIMDLEREETENKVELQKENIGDIKFENVSFRYGSRTEVFKNFNAIFKKNETTAIVGESGSGKTTLISLLQNLYPIKEGKIYIGDYDAQFIHYQSLRNAVGVIPQQLNLFSGTIIDNIALGDSFPNIQRVLDLSKQLAITEFVEKLPNGFETQIGENGAMLSGGQKQRIAIARALYKNPEILLMDEATSSLDTHSEKVVKEVINNFKAQGKTVIVIAHRLSTIANADTILVLENGTVVENGNHNTLLKQKGKYFDLWQKQGLV